Proteins encoded in a region of the Pseudomonas shahriarae genome:
- a CDS encoding TonB-dependent siderophore receptor, whose product MSPRFRLSHFSLAFIAALSSPALLADTLEREHGKVPVAATDLPVDGTSQALELSETRILGTAAEELKQAPGVSIITAEDIKKRPPTNDLSDIIRREPGVNLSGNSSSGSRGNNRQIDLRGMGPENTLILIDGKPSTSRNAVRYGWSGDRDTRGETNWVPAEEVERIEILRGPAAARYGSGAMGGVINIITKRPTDQLHGSLTTYVSLPEDDAEGMSKRTNFNLSGPLSDTLAFRVYGGLNKTDADDSTINQAEQASADSLVAGREGVRNKDVNGLLSWQFTPEQTLDLEASYSRQGNIFAGDTMLNGGGVFVNSLVGKETSVIQRSSFSATHRGEFDWGSTMASLSHDLTRNARLNEGLAGSGEGAPSATAGRFESRLRNTRATAEVNLPLSFGTEQVLTLGSEYLYESMNDPGSLRPQSYDPGTGGVPSIPGMSRSSTKTTASSYALFAEDNIEVGSKTIITPGLRYDDHEEYGGNWSPSLNASHQLTDELSLKGGIARAYKTPNLYQSNPNYLLYSRGNGCNASEANSGGCYLVGNPDLKPEISVNKEIGLAYDKGTWRTSATYFRNDYKNKINASNTAAYRLDGGRRVLEWENSGAALVQGVEGNLFMTLRDDLDWNTNLTYMIDSKDKDTGEPLSVIPKYTVNTTLDWQATDKLSFQVSGTYYGKQEAPTLNSRSANRYDRSAQQDVDPYGLMGLSSGYEFTKNLSVRVGIENLLDKRLYRKGNADDAGAQTYNEPGRAYFASVTASF is encoded by the coding sequence ATGTCACCTCGATTCAGGCTCAGCCATTTCTCCCTGGCGTTTATCGCCGCCCTCTCGTCTCCCGCACTGCTGGCGGATACCTTGGAAAGAGAACACGGCAAAGTGCCGGTAGCCGCTACCGACCTGCCCGTCGACGGCACCTCCCAAGCCCTGGAGTTGAGCGAAACACGAATCCTGGGCACCGCTGCCGAAGAACTCAAACAAGCCCCCGGCGTGTCGATCATCACCGCCGAAGACATCAAGAAACGCCCGCCGACCAACGACCTGTCGGACATCATCCGCCGTGAACCGGGCGTCAACCTCAGTGGCAACAGCTCCAGCGGCAGCCGAGGCAACAACCGCCAGATCGACCTGCGCGGCATGGGCCCGGAAAACACCCTGATCCTGATCGATGGCAAGCCCTCGACCTCGCGCAACGCCGTGCGCTACGGCTGGAGCGGCGACCGTGACACCCGTGGCGAAACCAACTGGGTGCCGGCCGAAGAAGTCGAACGCATTGAAATCCTGCGTGGCCCGGCGGCTGCTCGCTACGGCTCCGGGGCCATGGGCGGGGTGATCAACATCATCACCAAGCGCCCCACCGACCAGTTGCACGGCTCGCTGACCACCTACGTGTCGCTGCCCGAAGACGATGCCGAAGGCATGAGCAAACGCACCAACTTCAACCTCAGCGGCCCGTTGAGCGACACCTTGGCGTTCCGGGTGTATGGCGGCCTGAACAAGACCGATGCCGATGACTCCACCATCAACCAGGCCGAGCAGGCTAGCGCAGACTCGCTGGTCGCCGGCCGCGAGGGTGTGCGCAACAAGGACGTCAACGGTTTGCTCAGTTGGCAATTCACCCCCGAGCAGACCCTGGACCTGGAAGCCAGCTACAGCCGTCAGGGCAATATCTTCGCCGGCGACACCATGCTCAACGGCGGCGGTGTATTCGTGAACAGCCTGGTCGGCAAGGAAACCAGCGTGATCCAGCGCAGCAGTTTCTCCGCCACCCACCGTGGCGAGTTCGACTGGGGCTCGACCATGGCATCGCTGAGCCACGACCTGACCCGCAACGCACGCCTCAACGAAGGCCTGGCGGGTTCCGGCGAGGGCGCGCCCTCCGCCACCGCTGGCCGTTTCGAATCGCGGCTGCGCAACACCCGGGCCACGGCCGAGGTCAACCTGCCCCTGAGTTTCGGCACCGAGCAGGTGCTGACCCTGGGCAGCGAATACCTCTACGAGTCGATGAACGACCCGGGTTCGCTGCGCCCACAAAGCTACGACCCTGGCACAGGTGGCGTACCGAGCATTCCGGGGATGAGCCGCAGCAGCACCAAGACCACGGCCTCCAGCTATGCGCTGTTCGCCGAGGACAACATCGAAGTCGGCAGCAAGACCATCATCACCCCCGGCCTGCGCTACGACGATCATGAAGAGTACGGCGGCAACTGGAGCCCGAGCCTCAACGCCTCGCACCAACTGACCGATGAGCTGAGCCTCAAGGGCGGTATTGCCCGCGCCTACAAGACGCCCAACCTGTACCAGTCCAACCCCAACTACTTGCTGTACAGCCGTGGCAACGGTTGCAACGCCAGCGAAGCCAACTCCGGCGGCTGCTACCTGGTGGGTAACCCGGACCTGAAACCGGAAATCAGCGTCAACAAGGAAATCGGCCTGGCCTATGACAAAGGCACCTGGCGCACCAGCGCGACCTACTTCCGTAATGACTACAAGAACAAAATCAACGCCAGCAACACCGCCGCCTACCGCCTGGACGGCGGGCGCCGCGTGCTGGAGTGGGAAAACAGCGGGGCGGCACTGGTGCAGGGGGTCGAGGGCAACCTGTTCATGACCTTGCGCGACGACCTGGACTGGAACACCAACCTGACCTACATGATCGACTCCAAGGACAAGGACACCGGCGAACCGCTGAGCGTCATTCCCAAGTACACGGTCAACACCACCCTGGACTGGCAGGCCACCGACAAGCTGTCGTTCCAGGTCAGCGGCACCTACTACGGCAAGCAGGAGGCGCCGACCCTCAACTCCCGCAGCGCCAACCGCTATGATCGCAGCGCCCAACAGGATGTGGACCCGTACGGTTTGATGGGGTTGAGCAGCGGCTACGAGTTCACCAAGAACCTGAGTGTGCGCGTGGGCATCGAGAACCTGCTGGACAAGCGCCTGTATCGCAAAGGCAATGCTGACGATGCCGGTGCCCAGACGTATAACGAACCGGGTCGGGCTTACTTTGCGTCGGTGACGGCTTCGTTCTAA
- a CDS encoding glycine betaine ABC transporter substrate-binding protein, translating into MKKLTLILSCVLLFAGIAQAAEKPVIRIGARVFTEQTLLAEITSQYLRTKGYDTRVTGGLGSNLARSAQESGQLDLIWEYTGVSLVAYNHVDEKLDSEQSYARVKELDAKKGLVWLSPSKFSNTYALSLPENVAKEYPQINTISDLTQALAETTHENRLVALDTEFANRSDGMAGMVKLYGMNLTRKNTRQMDAGLVYTALRNGQVFAGLVYTTDGRLNAFKLKLLEDDLHYFPDYTAAPVVRQVYLDAHPQLAADLKPLAALFDDETMRQLNARVDVDHESPSAVAADFLRQHPLN; encoded by the coding sequence ATGAAAAAACTGACTTTGATACTGAGCTGCGTCCTGCTGTTTGCAGGCATTGCGCAAGCTGCTGAAAAACCGGTGATCCGCATCGGCGCCCGGGTCTTCACCGAACAGACCCTGCTCGCCGAAATCACCTCCCAGTACCTGCGCACCAAGGGGTACGACACCCGCGTGACCGGCGGCCTGGGCAGCAACCTGGCGCGCAGTGCCCAGGAAAGCGGGCAACTGGACCTGATCTGGGAGTACACCGGCGTGTCCCTGGTGGCCTACAACCATGTGGACGAGAAGCTCGACAGCGAACAGTCCTACGCACGGGTTAAAGAACTCGACGCAAAAAAAGGCCTGGTCTGGCTGTCGCCGTCGAAATTCAGCAATACCTACGCCCTGTCCCTGCCGGAAAACGTGGCCAAGGAGTATCCGCAGATCAACACCATCAGCGACCTGACCCAGGCGCTGGCCGAGACAACCCATGAAAACCGCCTGGTGGCCCTGGACACCGAGTTCGCCAACCGTTCCGACGGCATGGCCGGCATGGTCAAGCTGTACGGCATGAACCTCACCCGCAAGAACACCCGGCAGATGGACGCCGGTCTGGTCTACACCGCCTTGCGCAATGGCCAGGTATTTGCCGGCCTGGTGTACACCACCGACGGTCGCCTCAATGCCTTCAAATTGAAGCTGCTGGAAGATGACCTGCACTACTTCCCGGATTACACCGCAGCCCCCGTGGTGCGTCAGGTTTATCTGGATGCCCACCCGCAATTGGCCGCCGACCTCAAGCCACTGGCAGCGCTGTTCGACGATGAAACCATGCGCCAGCTGAACGCGCGGGTCGACGTCGACCATGAAAGCCCATCGGCTGTAGCCGCTGATTTCCTGCGCCAGCACCCACTCAACTAA
- a CDS encoding ABC transporter permease produces the protein MEFLNAFSHLDWAQVLHLTWQHITLVGIAVILAIVVGVPLGVLMTRFPTLAGPLQASATVLLTVPSIALFGLLLPFYSKFGQGLGPMPAITAVFLYSLLPIMRNTYLALTGVEPGIREAAKGIGMTFGQRLRMVELPIAVPVILAGVRTAVVMNIGVMTIAATIGAGGLGVLILASISRSDMSMLIVGAVLVSLLAIFADLLLQWLQRSLTPKGLLK, from the coding sequence ATGGAATTTCTGAACGCCTTTTCCCATCTTGATTGGGCCCAAGTCCTGCACCTGACCTGGCAGCACATCACCCTGGTCGGGATCGCCGTGATCCTCGCGATCGTCGTAGGCGTGCCCCTGGGCGTGCTGATGACCCGCTTCCCGACCCTGGCCGGCCCGTTGCAAGCCAGTGCCACGGTGCTGCTGACGGTGCCATCGATTGCCCTGTTCGGCCTGCTGCTGCCGTTCTACTCCAAATTTGGCCAGGGCCTGGGGCCGATGCCGGCGATCACCGCCGTATTCCTCTACTCCCTGCTGCCGATCATGCGTAACACCTACCTGGCCCTGACCGGCGTCGAGCCGGGCATCCGCGAAGCCGCCAAAGGCATCGGCATGACCTTCGGCCAGCGCCTGCGCATGGTCGAGCTGCCGATTGCAGTGCCGGTGATCCTCGCCGGGGTGCGCACCGCCGTGGTGATGAACATCGGTGTAATGACCATTGCCGCCACCATCGGCGCCGGTGGCCTGGGTGTACTTATTCTGGCTTCCATCAGCCGCAGCGACATGTCGATGCTGATCGTTGGCGCCGTGCTGGTCAGTCTCCTGGCCATCTTCGCCGACCTGCTTCTGCAATGGCTGCAACGCTCGCTGACTCCAAAAGGATTGCTCAAATGA
- a CDS encoding ABC transporter ATP-binding protein: protein MSLLEIKNLNVRFGDKTAVPVVDGLDLSVDKGEVLAIVGESGSGKSVTMMALMGLIEHPGIVTADSLTFDGKDMLKLSNRQRRQIVGKDLAMVFQDPMTALNPSYTVGFQIEEVLRLHLKMSGKQARKRAIELLEKVEIPGASSRMDAYPHQLSGGMSQRVAIAMAIAGEPKLLIADEPTTALDVTIQAQIMELLLALQKEQNMGLVLITHDLAVVAETAQRVCVMYAGQAVEVGQVPGLFDVPAHPYSEALLAAIPEHSMGAARLSTLPGIVPGRYDRPQGCLLSPRCPYVQDSCRQTRPTLDPQAHSLVRCFYPLNQEVA, encoded by the coding sequence ATGTCACTGCTAGAAATCAAGAATCTCAATGTGCGCTTCGGCGACAAAACCGCTGTGCCGGTGGTCGATGGCCTCGACCTGTCCGTGGACAAAGGCGAAGTGTTGGCCATCGTTGGCGAGTCGGGTTCGGGTAAATCCGTGACCATGATGGCGCTGATGGGCCTGATCGAGCATCCCGGCATCGTCACCGCCGACTCGCTGACCTTCGACGGCAAGGACATGCTCAAGCTGAGCAACCGCCAGCGCCGGCAGATCGTCGGCAAAGACCTGGCGATGGTGTTCCAGGACCCGATGACCGCGCTGAACCCCAGCTACACCGTGGGTTTCCAGATTGAAGAAGTGCTGCGCCTGCACCTGAAAATGTCCGGCAAGCAAGCGCGCAAGCGTGCCATTGAACTGCTGGAAAAGGTCGAGATCCCTGGCGCCTCCAGCCGCATGGATGCCTACCCGCACCAACTGTCCGGCGGCATGAGCCAGCGTGTGGCAATTGCCATGGCGATTGCCGGCGAACCAAAACTGCTGATCGCCGACGAACCCACCACCGCCCTGGACGTGACCATCCAGGCGCAGATCATGGAGCTGCTGCTGGCTCTGCAAAAAGAACAGAACATGGGCCTGGTGCTGATCACCCACGACCTCGCAGTCGTCGCGGAAACTGCCCAGCGCGTGTGCGTGATGTACGCCGGCCAAGCGGTGGAAGTCGGCCAGGTGCCCGGTTTGTTCGACGTGCCGGCGCACCCGTACAGCGAAGCGTTGCTGGCGGCGATCCCGGAACACAGCATGGGCGCCGCCCGTCTGTCGACCTTGCCGGGCATCGTCCCCGGTCGGTATGACCGCCCGCAAGGCTGCCTGTTGTCGCCACGCTGCCCGTATGTGCAGGACAGCTGCCGCCAGACCCGTCCGACCCTGGACCCGCAAGCCCACAGCCTTGTGCGCTGCTTCTACCCCTTGAACCAGGAGGTGGCGTAA
- a CDS encoding peptide chain release factor 3, with protein sequence MTHQAAEVAKRRTFAIISHPDAGKTTITEKLLLMGKAIAVAGTVKSRKSDRHATSDWMEMEKQRGISITTSVMQFPYRDHMVNLLDTPGHEDFSEDTYRTLTAVDSALMVLDGGKGVEPRTIALMDVCRLRDTPIVSFINKLDRDIRDPIELLDEIEAVLKIKAAPITWPIGCYRDFKGVYHLADDYIIVYTAGHGHERTDVKIIEKLDSDEARAHLGDEYERFVDQLELVQGACHEFNQQEFLDGQLTPVFFGTALGNFGVDHVLDAVVNWAPKPLARVANERTVEPVEEKFSGFVFKIQANMDPKHRDRIAFMRICSGKYEKGMKMRHVRTGKDVRIGDALTFFSSEREQLEEAFAGDIIGLHNHGTIQIGDTFTEGEALSFTGIPHFAPELFRRVRLRDPLKSKQLRQGLQQLAEEGATQVFFPERSNDIILGAVGVLQFDVVASRLKEEYKVECSYEPITVYSARWIDCSDKKKLEEFSNKAVENLAIDGGGHLTYLAPTRVNLALMEERWPDVKFRATREHH encoded by the coding sequence ATGACCCACCAGGCCGCCGAAGTCGCGAAACGCCGCACTTTCGCCATTATTTCCCACCCCGATGCCGGTAAAACCACCATCACCGAAAAGCTCCTGCTGATGGGCAAGGCGATCGCAGTGGCCGGCACGGTGAAATCCCGCAAATCCGATCGCCATGCCACCTCTGACTGGATGGAGATGGAGAAACAACGGGGTATTTCCATTACCACGTCGGTCATGCAGTTCCCCTATCGCGACCACATGGTCAACCTGCTCGACACCCCGGGCCATGAAGACTTCTCCGAAGATACCTACCGCACCCTGACCGCGGTGGACTCGGCCTTGATGGTCCTCGACGGCGGTAAGGGCGTCGAGCCACGCACCATCGCGCTGATGGACGTGTGCCGCCTGCGCGATACGCCGATCGTCAGCTTTATCAACAAACTCGACCGTGACATCCGCGACCCGATCGAACTGCTGGATGAAATCGAAGCCGTCCTGAAGATCAAGGCCGCGCCGATCACCTGGCCGATTGGTTGCTACCGCGACTTCAAGGGCGTGTACCACCTGGCCGACGACTACATCATTGTCTACACCGCCGGCCACGGTCACGAACGCACCGATGTGAAGATCATCGAGAAACTCGACTCCGATGAGGCCCGCGCCCACCTGGGTGACGAGTACGAGCGCTTCGTCGACCAACTGGAACTGGTGCAGGGCGCCTGCCATGAGTTCAACCAGCAGGAATTCCTCGACGGGCAACTGACCCCGGTGTTCTTCGGTACCGCCCTGGGCAACTTCGGCGTCGACCACGTACTGGATGCGGTGGTCAATTGGGCACCGAAACCACTGGCGCGGGTTGCCAACGAGCGTACCGTGGAGCCGGTTGAAGAGAAATTCAGCGGCTTCGTGTTCAAGATCCAGGCGAACATGGACCCCAAGCACCGCGACCGTATCGCCTTTATGCGTATCTGCTCCGGCAAGTACGAAAAAGGCATGAAGATGCGCCACGTACGCACCGGCAAGGACGTACGCATCGGCGACGCCCTGACGTTCTTCTCCTCGGAGCGTGAGCAACTGGAAGAAGCGTTTGCCGGCGACATCATCGGTTTGCACAACCACGGCACCATCCAGATCGGCGACACCTTCACCGAAGGCGAAGCCTTGAGCTTCACCGGTATCCCGCACTTCGCCCCGGAACTGTTCCGCCGCGTACGCCTGCGCGACCCGCTGAAATCCAAGCAACTGCGCCAAGGTCTGCAGCAATTGGCGGAAGAGGGCGCCACCCAGGTGTTCTTCCCCGAGCGCAGCAACGACATCATCCTCGGCGCCGTGGGTGTGCTGCAGTTCGATGTGGTGGCCAGCCGCTTGAAAGAGGAATACAAGGTCGAATGCTCCTACGAGCCGATCACCGTGTACTCGGCACGCTGGATTGATTGCAGTGACAAGAAGAAGTTGGAGGAGTTCTCCAACAAGGCCGTGGAAAACCTCGCCATCGACGGCGGTGGCCACCTGACCTACCTGGCGCCTACCCGGGTGAACCTGGCGTTGATGGAAGAGCGCTGGCCTGATGTGAAATTCCGTGCGACCCGCGAACACCACTAA
- a CDS encoding peptide ABC transporter ATP-binding protein — protein sequence MAVVLTARDLTRHYEVSRGLFKGHATVRALNGVSFELEAGKTLAVVGESGCGKSTLARALTLIEEPSSGSLKIAGQEVAGADKAQRKQLRKDVQMVFQSPYASLNPRQKVGDQLGEPLLINTNLSAAERREKVQAMMKQVGLRPEHYQRYPHMFSGGQRQRIALARAMMLQPKVLVADEPTSALDVSIQAQVLNLFMDLQQQYNTAYVFISHNLAVVQHVADHVMVMYLGRPVEMGAKNDIYERPLHPYTQALLSATPTIHPDPNKPKIKIVGELPNPLNPPSGCAFHKRCPYATERCSSEEPLLRELDNRQVACHHAEQFVA from the coding sequence ATGGCCGTCGTTCTTACCGCCCGCGACCTGACCCGTCACTACGAAGTGTCCCGTGGCCTGTTCAAGGGCCACGCCACCGTGCGCGCCCTCAATGGCGTGTCGTTCGAGCTGGAAGCCGGCAAGACCCTCGCCGTCGTGGGTGAGTCGGGGTGTGGCAAATCCACCCTGGCCCGGGCGCTGACGCTGATTGAAGAGCCGTCGTCCGGCTCGTTGAAAATCGCCGGCCAGGAAGTCGCCGGCGCCGACAAGGCCCAGCGCAAACAACTGCGCAAAGACGTGCAGATGGTGTTCCAGAGCCCCTATGCCTCGTTGAATCCGCGGCAGAAAGTCGGTGATCAACTGGGCGAGCCGCTGTTGATCAACACCAACCTGTCCGCCGCCGAACGCCGCGAAAAAGTGCAGGCGATGATGAAGCAAGTGGGCCTGCGCCCTGAGCATTATCAGCGTTACCCGCACATGTTCTCCGGTGGCCAGCGCCAGCGCATTGCCCTGGCCCGCGCCATGATGCTGCAACCCAAGGTGCTGGTGGCGGATGAACCGACCTCGGCCCTCGACGTGTCGATCCAGGCCCAGGTGCTCAACCTGTTTATGGACCTGCAGCAGCAGTACAACACGGCCTACGTGTTCATTTCCCACAACCTGGCGGTGGTGCAACACGTTGCCGACCACGTGATGGTGATGTACCTCGGTCGCCCGGTGGAAATGGGCGCGAAGAACGACATCTACGAGCGCCCGCTGCACCCTTACACCCAGGCGCTGCTGTCGGCCACCCCGACCATTCACCCGGACCCGAACAAGCCGAAGATCAAGATCGTCGGCGAGCTGCCCAACCCGCTTAACCCGCCCTCCGGCTGCGCGTTCCATAAGCGCTGCCCGTATGCCACCGAGCGCTGCAGCAGTGAAGAGCCGCTGCTGCGCGAACTGGACAACCGCCAAGTGGCTTGCCATCACGCGGAGCAGTTCGTGGCCTAA
- a CDS encoding ABC transporter permease subunit, which yields MFSFIARRLGLLIPTFFGITLLTFALIRMIPGDPVEVMMGERRVDPEMHAQAMERLGLNKPLYAQYLDYVGKLAQGDLGESLRTRTSVWSEFTALFPATLELSMAALLFAGILGLLAGVIAALKRGSLFDHGVMGISLAGYSMPIFWWGLILIMFFSVSLGWTPVSGRIDLLYDIEPRTGFMLIDTLLADEPDAFWDALHHLILPAIVLGTIPLAVIARMTRSSMLEVLREDYIRTAKAKGLSPARVVFVHGLRNALIPVLTVVGLQVGTLLAGAVLTETIFSWPGIGKWLIEAIGARDYPVVQNGILLIACLVILVNFVVDILYGFANPRIRHQR from the coding sequence ATGTTTAGTTTTATTGCCCGCCGATTGGGGTTATTGATCCCCACGTTCTTCGGCATCACGTTGCTGACTTTTGCGTTGATTCGCATGATCCCTGGCGACCCCGTAGAAGTCATGATGGGCGAAAGGCGGGTTGACCCCGAGATGCACGCCCAGGCAATGGAACGCCTTGGCTTGAACAAACCCTTGTATGCGCAATACCTGGACTACGTCGGCAAGCTCGCCCAGGGCGACCTCGGCGAATCCCTGCGCACCCGCACCAGCGTCTGGAGCGAGTTCACCGCCCTGTTCCCCGCGACCCTGGAACTGTCCATGGCCGCCCTGTTGTTCGCCGGCATCCTCGGGCTATTGGCCGGGGTGATCGCGGCACTCAAGCGAGGATCCCTGTTCGACCATGGGGTGATGGGCATCTCCCTGGCGGGATATTCGATGCCGATCTTCTGGTGGGGCCTGATCCTGATCATGTTCTTCTCGGTGAGCCTGGGCTGGACCCCGGTTTCCGGGCGTATCGACCTGCTCTACGACATCGAGCCGCGCACCGGTTTCATGCTGATCGACACCCTGCTGGCCGACGAGCCGGACGCATTCTGGGATGCCCTGCACCACCTGATCCTGCCGGCCATCGTACTGGGCACCATCCCGCTGGCAGTGATTGCGCGGATGACCCGTTCCTCGATGCTTGAAGTGCTGCGCGAAGACTACATCCGTACCGCCAAGGCCAAGGGCCTGTCGCCGGCGCGCGTGGTGTTCGTGCACGGCCTGCGTAACGCGCTGATCCCGGTGCTGACAGTGGTGGGCCTGCAAGTCGGCACACTGCTGGCCGGTGCGGTTTTGACCGAAACCATCTTCTCCTGGCCCGGCATCGGCAAATGGCTGATCGAAGCCATTGGCGCGCGGGACTACCCGGTGGTGCAAAACGGCATCCTGCTGATCGCCTGTCTGGTGATCCTGGTGAACTTCGTGGTGGATATCCTCTACGGCTTCGCCAACCCACGCATCCGTCACCAGCGCTGA
- a CDS encoding ABC transporter permease subunit — MTTPTQVSAVDQSLLYPSPYKEFWQAFSKNKGAVAGLLFMLLIVFCAIFAPWVAPHNPSEQYRDFLLTPPSWLEGGQIQFLLGTDELGRDLLSRLIQGSRLSLLIGLSSVVMSLIPGILLGLFAGFFPRLLGPTIMRLMDIMLALPSLLLAVAIVAILGPGLINTVIAIAIVSLPSYVRLTRAAVMGELNRDYVTAARLAGAGLPRLMFVTVLPNCMAPLIVQATLSFSSAILDAAALGFLGLGVQPPTPEWGTMLASARDYIERAWWVVSLPGLTILLSVLAINLMGDGLRDALDPKLKNAA; from the coding sequence ATGACCACACCTACTCAAGTGTCAGCAGTCGATCAAAGCCTGCTGTACCCGTCGCCGTACAAAGAATTCTGGCAAGCCTTCTCCAAGAACAAGGGCGCGGTTGCCGGCCTGCTGTTTATGTTGCTGATCGTGTTCTGCGCGATCTTCGCCCCCTGGGTGGCGCCCCATAACCCGAGCGAGCAATACCGCGACTTCCTGCTGACCCCGCCGTCGTGGCTGGAAGGCGGGCAGATCCAGTTTTTGCTGGGCACCGACGAACTGGGCCGCGACCTGCTGTCGCGCCTGATCCAGGGCTCACGCCTATCGTTGCTGATCGGTTTGTCGTCGGTGGTGATGTCGCTGATCCCGGGGATCCTGCTGGGCCTGTTCGCCGGGTTCTTCCCGCGCTTGCTCGGCCCGACCATCATGCGTTTGATGGATATCATGCTCGCCCTGCCATCGCTGCTGCTGGCCGTGGCGATTGTCGCCATCCTCGGCCCTGGCCTGATCAACACCGTGATCGCGATTGCCATTGTGTCGCTGCCGTCCTACGTGCGCCTGACCCGCGCGGCGGTGATGGGCGAGCTCAACCGTGACTACGTGACCGCCGCACGCCTGGCCGGTGCCGGCCTGCCGCGCCTGATGTTCGTGACCGTGCTGCCCAACTGCATGGCGCCGTTGATCGTGCAGGCCACCTTGAGCTTTTCCTCGGCGATTCTCGATGCCGCCGCCCTGGGCTTCCTCGGCCTTGGCGTGCAACCGCCGACACCTGAGTGGGGCACCATGCTGGCTTCGGCCCGTGACTACATCGAACGTGCCTGGTGGGTCGTGAGCCTGCCTGGTTTGACCATTTTGCTCAGCGTGCTGGCAATCAACCTGATGGGCGACGGCCTGCGCGATGCGCTGGACCCGAAACTCAAGAATGCCGCGTGA
- a CDS encoding ABC transporter permease, producing the protein MCSPTKEKRSPPVAIRYGKGLIGGAVVVALLALLVHWIGINTIELYRDDLLFYLQAHLILVLVSMLAALIVGIPAGILLSRPNMVGRAERFMQIFNIGNTVPPLAVLAIALGVLGIGSGPAIFALFLASLLPIVRNTYEGLKNVQGSLKEAAVGIGMTPRQVLFRVELPNAVPIIIGGVRVALAINVGTAPLAFLIGANSLGSLIFPGIALNNQPQLLLGAACTALLALLLDGLVTMASRLWLERGLRPS; encoded by the coding sequence ATGTGTTCGCCGACAAAAGAAAAAAGGAGTCCGCCTGTGGCTATTCGCTATGGCAAAGGGCTGATAGGAGGAGCGGTTGTCGTCGCTCTCCTGGCCCTGCTGGTCCACTGGATCGGCATCAACACGATCGAACTGTACCGCGACGATTTGTTGTTTTACCTGCAAGCTCACCTGATTCTTGTACTTGTCTCCATGCTGGCTGCCCTGATCGTAGGGATCCCCGCCGGTATCCTGCTCAGCCGACCGAATATGGTCGGGCGCGCAGAACGCTTCATGCAGATCTTCAACATCGGCAACACCGTCCCTCCCCTGGCCGTACTGGCCATCGCCCTCGGCGTCCTCGGCATCGGCAGTGGCCCGGCCATCTTCGCCCTGTTCCTCGCCTCCTTGCTGCCCATCGTGCGCAATACCTACGAAGGCCTGAAAAACGTGCAGGGTTCCTTGAAGGAAGCCGCCGTCGGCATCGGCATGACCCCACGCCAGGTGCTGTTTCGCGTCGAATTGCCCAACGCCGTGCCGATCATTATCGGTGGCGTACGTGTGGCCCTGGCAATCAACGTCGGCACCGCACCGCTGGCGTTCCTGATTGGCGCCAATAGCCTGGGCAGCCTGATCTTCCCCGGCATCGCCCTGAACAACCAGCCGCAATTGCTGCTCGGCGCCGCGTGCACCGCGCTGCTGGCATTGCTGCTTGACGGTCTGGTGACCATGGCCAGCCGCCTCTGGCTGGAACGCGGGTTGCGTCCGTCTTAA